A genomic stretch from Bacteroidota bacterium includes:
- a CDS encoding T9SS type A sorting domain-containing protein has product MATPSTVAQDEPAIQDGSFEDETPNAAPSFSVDPGMLSFTVDTGTVSDAETLTLTNDGDTEGTYSIATVILPAPRATADAPVRHRGTASKALRGLMPPTEGTPWRGGEIVADGSFEGGTPNGSWGEASSNFGTPLCTSAVCAPNNADFQPRTGTWWAWFGGAEAAETGSIDQDVTIPNGTATLAFWLRIPVGDSPGTFDVLMDSDVVFSATEADTMSFRDYTEVVVDISSFADGQSHTLRFESTQDGSAATVTNFFVDDVTITTEASNDPIVLSVDPDAGTVDAASSQEISVTVDATDAEPGTYQAQLVITTDDEDNPEIVVAVDITVNPPVSNEDGRLAAGFVLRPSYPNPFAAQTTLSYDLAEAATVRVEVYDVTGRRVATLVDTPQAAGTHEVEWDAAGLPSGVYIYQVEAGRFRQTQRITLVR; this is encoded by the coding sequence GGACGGATCGTTCGAGGACGAGACGCCCAACGCGGCCCCGTCCTTCAGCGTGGACCCAGGGATGCTCTCGTTCACCGTCGACACGGGCACCGTCTCGGACGCCGAGACGCTGACCCTGACCAACGACGGCGACACCGAGGGCACGTACAGCATCGCCACGGTCATCCTGCCGGCCCCCCGGGCGACAGCGGACGCTCCTGTCCGCCACCGGGGCACCGCCTCCAAAGCGCTGCGCGGCCTGATGCCGCCGACCGAGGGCACCCCGTGGCGCGGCGGCGAGATCGTCGCCGACGGCAGCTTCGAGGGCGGAACCCCGAACGGGTCGTGGGGCGAGGCCTCCTCGAACTTCGGCACGCCGCTCTGCACGAGCGCCGTGTGCGCACCCAACAACGCCGACTTCCAGCCCCGCACCGGCACCTGGTGGGCCTGGTTCGGCGGCGCTGAGGCGGCCGAGACCGGCTCCATCGACCAAGACGTGACGATCCCGAACGGTACAGCGACTCTCGCGTTCTGGCTGCGCATCCCGGTCGGCGACAGCCCCGGCACCTTCGATGTCCTGATGGACAGCGACGTCGTTTTCTCGGCGACCGAGGCTGACACAATGTCGTTCCGAGACTACACCGAGGTGGTGGTGGACATCTCGAGCTTCGCCGACGGCCAGAGCCACACGCTCCGCTTCGAGTCCACCCAGGACGGGTCGGCAGCCACCGTGACGAACTTCTTCGTCGACGACGTGACGATCACGACCGAAGCCAGCAACGATCCCATCGTCCTCAGCGTGGACCCGGACGCCGGCACCGTGGACGCCGCGAGCTCCCAGGAGATCTCGGTCACGGTCGACGCCACCGACGCCGAGCCGGGCACGTACCAGGCCCAACTCGTCATCACGACGGACGACGAAGACAACCCCGAGATCGTCGTCGCCGTGGACATCACGGTCAACCCGCCCGTCTCGAACGAGGACGGGCGGTTGGCTGCCGGCTTCGTGCTCCGCCCGAGCTACCCGAACCCGTTCGCGGCGCAGACGACGCTGAGCTACGACCTCGCCGAGGCCGCCACCGTGCGCGTCGAGGTCTACGACGTGACGGGCCGCCGCGTAGCGACGCTCGTCGACACCCCGCAGGCCGCCGGCACCCACGAGGTCGAGTGGGACGCCGCCGGCCTCCCGAGCGGGGTCTACATCTACCAGGTCGAAGCCGGACGCTTCCGCCAGACGCAGCGCATCACGCTCGTCCGCTAG